One genomic window of Paenibacillus xylanilyticus includes the following:
- a CDS encoding type IA DNA topoisomerase — MKTLVIAEKPDMGRTIAAVIEPRAKNNRSYLEGEHYIITWAIGHLLGLAEPDAYDTKYKRWNIADLPIIPDQFKIVPNPRTKDQLKIIGELAKRASSIVNACDAGREGQYIFALIQQQLKLRQPVKRLWISDLTAESIKRGFDGLKDASEFENLTHAARARSEADWLIGMNASRAFTTRHNALLSVGRVQTPVLALIYDREMEIEAFQSQTFYEVAAWFRQEGVEYRGLRQGDKLTDAEAAEAIASSVKGKTGHITKYEAKQTKEYPYRLYDLTLLQREANAKYGYGAKKTLDIAQALYEKHKVISYPRTNSNYVTEQNIEGMHKTLNLLKNGPYSELAIGAKPELVHKNNKGVCNPSKVEDHHAILPTLKRPGTLSKDEQNIYDLIVRRFLSHFYPPAEYKQHTVLTEVEQHQFKTSVKELLSLGWKVVLPSADQEQNGSGKKKTKKNNNEEEESEEWTDKSFSVQPELPVQCSKSEFKEKATQPPKSYTEGTLLKAMESAGKQIENEELRDAMKDSGLGTPATRAATIERLKNVGYITMQGKKMQLTLKGRTAIELIRRAGVDLLTSPEMTGQWERRLYQISKGEAGQDKFMENVKKFTMSIIDKVRVQAPAPADAFGEDSRGGRGKGRGAKSLKSGTKTTARTAASAAKSSRQSSGSVSKSSNTAVSVAKTASASSANAGVREPLASCPSPGCTGQIIEGKKGYGCTRFKEGCGFVIWKEYVGKKITSTMLKSLIEKGSTQVLSFKRKDGSTVKAKIILQDLSSGKLSAERQE; from the coding sequence ATGAAGACATTGGTTATAGCGGAAAAGCCTGATATGGGTCGAACCATTGCCGCCGTCATAGAACCAAGAGCCAAGAACAATCGCAGTTATCTTGAAGGTGAGCATTACATTATCACTTGGGCGATTGGTCATCTGCTCGGGCTTGCTGAACCGGATGCATATGATACGAAATACAAACGATGGAATATTGCGGATCTGCCCATTATTCCGGATCAGTTCAAAATTGTGCCGAATCCCAGAACAAAAGATCAACTGAAGATCATTGGAGAGCTTGCCAAACGAGCATCATCGATCGTAAATGCATGTGATGCCGGGCGTGAAGGCCAGTATATTTTTGCATTGATTCAACAGCAGTTGAAGCTGCGTCAGCCAGTTAAACGACTATGGATTTCGGACCTGACTGCAGAGAGCATTAAGCGTGGCTTTGACGGGCTTAAGGATGCATCAGAGTTCGAAAATCTGACTCATGCTGCTCGCGCCCGAAGTGAGGCCGATTGGCTGATTGGCATGAACGCATCACGAGCCTTTACGACTCGGCATAACGCGCTGTTATCTGTGGGACGAGTACAGACACCGGTTCTTGCGTTGATCTATGATCGGGAAATGGAGATTGAGGCATTTCAATCACAGACATTTTATGAAGTCGCCGCCTGGTTCCGTCAGGAGGGTGTAGAGTACAGAGGCTTACGCCAAGGAGACAAGCTCACAGACGCGGAGGCTGCTGAAGCGATAGCGAGCAGTGTGAAGGGCAAGACCGGACATATTACCAAGTACGAGGCGAAGCAAACGAAGGAGTATCCGTACAGACTATATGATCTGACTCTGCTGCAGCGTGAAGCCAATGCCAAGTATGGGTATGGAGCGAAGAAGACACTGGACATTGCACAGGCCTTGTACGAGAAACACAAGGTTATTTCCTATCCGCGGACGAATTCCAACTATGTTACGGAACAGAATATTGAGGGTATGCACAAAACATTAAACCTGCTGAAGAACGGCCCCTATAGTGAACTGGCCATTGGTGCAAAGCCTGAATTGGTTCATAAAAATAACAAGGGAGTCTGCAATCCTTCCAAGGTTGAGGATCACCATGCCATTTTACCTACATTAAAAAGGCCAGGTACCTTATCGAAGGATGAGCAGAACATCTACGACCTGATCGTCAGACGATTCTTGTCTCATTTCTATCCGCCTGCAGAGTATAAACAGCATACCGTACTTACTGAAGTAGAGCAGCATCAGTTCAAAACTTCTGTGAAGGAACTGCTGTCACTCGGGTGGAAAGTCGTTCTGCCTTCTGCAGATCAAGAGCAGAATGGCTCGGGAAAGAAAAAAACGAAGAAGAACAATAATGAGGAAGAAGAATCCGAAGAATGGACGGATAAGTCGTTCTCTGTGCAGCCTGAACTTCCAGTGCAGTGCAGCAAGAGCGAGTTCAAGGAAAAAGCAACCCAACCTCCCAAAAGTTATACAGAGGGAACTTTGCTGAAAGCGATGGAAAGTGCGGGGAAGCAGATCGAAAACGAGGAACTTCGAGATGCCATGAAGGACAGCGGTCTGGGCACGCCAGCAACACGAGCTGCAACCATCGAGCGGCTCAAAAATGTTGGTTATATCACGATGCAGGGGAAAAAAATGCAGCTGACGTTAAAAGGCCGAACAGCGATCGAATTGATTCGGCGAGCTGGAGTTGATTTGTTAACCTCTCCGGAGATGACTGGACAATGGGAGAGAAGATTGTATCAGATCTCCAAAGGGGAAGCCGGTCAGGACAAGTTTATGGAGAACGTGAAGAAATTTACGATGTCCATCATTGATAAGGTGCGTGTACAAGCTCCTGCACCTGCAGACGCCTTCGGGGAAGATTCACGCGGGGGACGTGGCAAAGGCAGGGGAGCAAAATCCTTAAAATCAGGAACGAAAACAACAGCGAGAACAGCAGCATCAGCTGCCAAATCATCACGGCAGTCTTCAGGATCTGTCTCCAAATCGAGTAACACAGCAGTCTCAGTAGCAAAGACTGCATCTGCGAGCTCGGCAAATGCCGGTGTTCGTGAGCCCTTGGCATCTTGTCCCTCACCTGGATGCACCGGTCAGATTATTGAGGGAAAAAAAGGCTATGGGTGTACGCGATTTAAGGAAGGCTGCGGGTTTGTCATCTGGAAAGAGTACGTTGGCAAAAAAATAACCAGTACGATGTTAAAGTCCTTGATCGAGAAGGGAAGCACTCAGGTGCTGTCTTTCAAACGTAAGGACGGGAGTACGGTTAAGGCTAAAATCATCCTGCAGGATCTATCTTCGGGCAAGCTGTCAGCTGAAAGGCAGGAGTAG
- a CDS encoding Fur family transcriptional regulator: MARNREKSITEQIFDIKKQLVDKGYKLTQQREVTVRVLLEHEKDHFSAEEVFLLVKEQFPEIGLATVYRTLELLSDLQVVEKINFGDGAARFDLRSTDGSHHHHHLICTECGKVEEIMEDGLLRLEQQIERQYGFAVTDHRLDFQGVCRECREKQAVNEQAAG; encoded by the coding sequence ATGGCAAGAAACCGGGAGAAGTCCATTACAGAACAAATATTTGACATTAAAAAGCAATTGGTAGACAAAGGATATAAATTGACACAACAACGTGAAGTGACTGTACGTGTGCTGCTTGAACATGAAAAGGATCATTTCAGTGCGGAGGAAGTGTTTCTGCTGGTTAAGGAGCAGTTTCCTGAGATCGGCCTAGCAACCGTATATCGGACATTAGAGCTGCTAAGTGATCTTCAGGTTGTAGAGAAGATTAATTTTGGAGATGGTGCTGCACGCTTCGATCTGCGGAGTACAGATGGCTCCCATCATCACCATCATTTGATCTGTACAGAGTGCGGAAAAGTGGAAGAAATTATGGAAGATGGGTTGCTTCGTCTGGAGCAGCAGATTGAACGTCAATACGGATTTGCCGTGACGGATCATCGTCTTGACTTTCAGGGCGTATGCAGGGAATGCAGGGAAAAGCAGGCCGTAAATGAACAAGCAGCAGGTTAA